The genomic segment AATTCAACCGATGTGCTCTCCTTCCCCATGTCCGACGGCAAAACTTTTGACACCAACCCGGAAACGGGGCGTCTGATGCTCGGCGATATTTTAATTTCTGCCGATCACGCTTTTATGCAAGCCAAAGAGTTCGGACACAGCGTACAGCGTGAGTTTGCCTATCTGACCGTACATGCAATGCTGCACCTGTTCGGATACGATCATATGACCGAAGAGGACAAGCGTATCATGCGCGAAAAGGAAGAGGCCATTTTGCAAAATCTTGGACTGACGAGGTAAGAGAATGGATGAACAAAATCAAACCAAATTTGCCTTTGCCTGCATTACCGGTGCGCCGAATGTGGGCAAGTCATCTATTTTAAATAAAATTCTCGGGCAAAAAGTGGCGATTGTCACACCGAAACCTCAGACGACCCGTACGACGATTTTAGGCATCCACACCGAGGGCAATACTCAAATCGCATTTACTGACACACCGGGGCTGCTGCTGCCCAAGGATGCGCTCTCGCGCAACATGGTTAAAAGTATCCAAAATGCCGCTTCGGGCAGC from the Oscillospiraceae bacterium genome contains:
- the ybeY gene encoding rRNA maturation RNase YbeY translates to MRKSVIVTIYNSHPTFRADNELRALLRDCCCAIAAGEKEGMLFEVNLTFLDDTSIRGVNFKFRNIDNSTDVLSFPMSDGKTFDTNPETGRLMLGDILISADHAFMQAKEFGHSVQREFAYLTVHAMLHLFGYDHMTEEDKRIMREKEEAILQNLGLTR